One region of Wyeomyia smithii strain HCP4-BCI-WySm-NY-G18 chromosome 3, ASM2978416v1, whole genome shotgun sequence genomic DNA includes:
- the LOC129729521 gene encoding metallophosphoesterase 1 homolog produces the protein MKLRNLLLRLLLGAVCLLVFNEFIVYYLVLLECQWPTKPLPVNGLEPVKVMLLSDTHLLGPIHGHWFDRLRREWQMHRAFQSAMTLFQPEAVFLLGDVFDEGNWVNQKEFDSYVDRFRKLFHTPTGTQLHSIVGNHDIGFHYATHPYLVHRFQKNFNNTGVSLTSIRGVNFVSINSIAMEGDGCQLCETAEKELRAVSTIFKCGRGIGQCKNVPKLEEYSRPVVLQHFPMYRDSDKVCEEHDTPEVKLYRERWEVISKESTDLIGELLNPRLAFSGHSHNYCHVVKNRLGIEEYTLASFSWRNKNNPSFILAQISPKEHTVSRCQMPVESTIITIYLVGSIVLVITSLLRLGGFLAQLRIFSHGRREYKKLTK, from the exons ATGAAACTTCGTAACTTACTCCTGCGCCTTCTGCTTGGCGCCGTTTGTCTGCTGGTGTTTAACGAGTTTATCGTTTACTATCTTGTGCTGCTCGAG TGTCAATGGCCTACCAAGCCGCTTCCGGTAAATGGATTGGAACCGGTGAAAGTTATGCTGCTATCGGATACACACCTGTTGGGTCCGATCCATGGTCATTGGTTCGATCGGTTGCGTCGTGAGTGGCAGATGCATCGAGCCTTTCAATCGGCTATGACACTTTTCCAACCGGAGGCAGTCTTTTTGCTGGGTGATGTCTTCGACGAGGGTAATTGGGTTAACCAGAAGGAATTCGATTCGTATGTCGATCGATTCCGAAAGTTGTTCCACACTCCCACTGGAACCCAACTTCACAGCATTGTTG GAAATCACGACATCGGTTTTCATTATGCAACCCACCCGTACTtggttcatcgatttcaaaagAACTTTAACAACACTGGCGTGTCGCTGACTAGCATCCGAGGAGTAAATTTCGTTTCCATCAATTCAATTGCGATGGAGGGCGACGGATGTCAGCTGTGTGAAACGGCCGAGAAGGAACTGCGTGCCGTTTCCACTATTTTCAAATGTGGGCGCGGTATTGGTCAGTGTAAAAATGTCCCGAAACTTGAGGAATACAGTCGACCGGTTGTGTTGCAGCATTTTCCCATGTATCGTGACTCGGACAAGGTTTGTGAGGAACACGACACACCGGAGGTCAAACTGTACCGCGAACGGTGGGAGGTAATTTCGAAAGAATCGACCGATCTAATCGGTGAACTGCTCAACCCGCGGTTGGCATTCAGTGGTCACTCGCATAACTACTGCCACGTGGTAAAGAATCGGCTGGGGATCGAAGAATATACGCTAGCGTCGTTCAGCTGGCGGAATAAGAATAATCCTAGTTTTATATTGGCTCAAATATCACCCAAGGAACACACTGTGTCCCGCTGCCAGATGCCGGTTGAGAGCACCATCATCACCATCTATCTGGTTGGGTCGATCGTTCTGGTGATCACGTCACTGCTGCGGTTGGGTGGCTTCTTGGCTCAATTGCGAATATTTTCACACGGGCGACGGGAGTATAAGAAACTTACTAAATAG